One genomic window of Vicia villosa cultivar HV-30 ecotype Madison, WI unplaced genomic scaffold, Vvil1.0 ctg.001404F_1_1, whole genome shotgun sequence includes the following:
- the LOC131634974 gene encoding uncharacterized protein LOC131634974 isoform X3, whose product MNRCRFVDVTTVKQLACQVFVRCALKISCDLKSIATWEVDGIGLATGVLVSMYLLFAFPVTSVLCILNWFDIPLLSLVSKLYEICAANHWKPPVFECCKEEGPCHCRMTLKLATPT is encoded by the exons ATGAATCGTTGTCGATTTGTTGATGTTACCACCGTAAAGCAACTTGCGTGCCAAGTGTTCG TGAGGTGTGCTTTGAAGATTTCCTGTG ATTTGAAGTCAATAGCAACATGGGAAGTTGATGGAATTGGCTTAGCAACAGGAGTTCTTGTCTCCATGTatcttctttttgcctttccggtAACATCTGTTTTGTGTATTCTCAACTGGTTTGATATTCCCCTCTTGTCTCTTGTCTCAAAGTTGTATGAGATCTGTGCTGCAAATCATTGGAAGCCTCCTGTGTTTGAATGTTGTAAAGAGGAAGGACCATGTCATTGCAGAAT GACTTTGAAGCTCGCCACACCTACAT GA
- the LOC131634974 gene encoding uncharacterized protein LOC131634974 isoform X4 — MNRCRFVDVTTVKQLACQVFDLKSIATWEVDGIGLATGVLVSMYLLFAFPVTSVLCILNWFDIPLLSLVSKLYEICAANHWKPPVFECCKEEGPCHCRMTLKLATPT, encoded by the exons ATGAATCGTTGTCGATTTGTTGATGTTACCACCGTAAAGCAACTTGCGTGCCAAGTGTTCG ATTTGAAGTCAATAGCAACATGGGAAGTTGATGGAATTGGCTTAGCAACAGGAGTTCTTGTCTCCATGTatcttctttttgcctttccggtAACATCTGTTTTGTGTATTCTCAACTGGTTTGATATTCCCCTCTTGTCTCTTGTCTCAAAGTTGTATGAGATCTGTGCTGCAAATCATTGGAAGCCTCCTGTGTTTGAATGTTGTAAAGAGGAAGGACCATGTCATTGCAGAAT GACTTTGAAGCTCGCCACACCTACAT GA
- the LOC131634978 gene encoding uncharacterized protein LOC131634978 isoform X3 — translation MHFLNFVFKQQFLKCKFTMVLLCVCVFPVRCALKISCDLKSIATWEVDGIGLATGVLVSMYLLFAFPVTSVLCILNWFDIPLLSLVSKLYEICAANHWKPPVFECCKEEGPCHCRMILAN, via the exons ATGCACTTTCTAAATTTTGTCTTCAAACAACaatttttaaaatgtaaatttACAATGGTTCTCTTGTGCGTGTGTGTTTTTCCAGTGAGGTGTGCTTTGAAGATTTCCTGTG ATTTGAAGTCAATAGCAACATGGGAAGTTGATGGAATTGGCTTAGCAACAGGAGTTCTTGTCTCCATGTatcttctttttgcctttccggtAACATCTGTTTTGTGTATTCTCAACTGGTTTGATATTCCCCTCTTGTCTCTTGTCTCAAAGTTGTATGAGATCTGTGCTGCAAATCATTGGAAGCCTCCTGTGTTTGAATGTTGTAAAGAGGAAGGACCATGTCATTGCAGAAT GATACTTGCTAACTAA
- the LOC131634978 gene encoding uncharacterized protein LOC131634978 isoform X1 — protein sequence MHFLNFVFKQQFLKCKFTMVLLCVCVFPVRCALKISCDLKSIATWEVDGIGLATGVLVSMYLLFAFPVTSVLCILNWFDIPLLSLVSKLYEICAANHWKPPVFECCKEEGPCHCRMTLKLATPTCKFLNFCFNFDVINCCRLFLRSMMYEMECKFIVF from the exons ATGCACTTTCTAAATTTTGTCTTCAAACAACaatttttaaaatgtaaatttACAATGGTTCTCTTGTGCGTGTGTGTTTTTCCAGTGAGGTGTGCTTTGAAGATTTCCTGTG ATTTGAAGTCAATAGCAACATGGGAAGTTGATGGAATTGGCTTAGCAACAGGAGTTCTTGTCTCCATGTatcttctttttgcctttccggtAACATCTGTTTTGTGTATTCTCAACTGGTTTGATATTCCCCTCTTGTCTCTTGTCTCAAAGTTGTATGAGATCTGTGCTGCAAATCATTGGAAGCCTCCTGTGTTTGAATGTTGTAAAGAGGAAGGACCATGTCATTGCAGAAT GACTTTGAAGCTCGCCACACCTACATGTAAATTTCTTAACTTTTGCTTTAATTTTGATGTCATTAATTGTTGCAGATTATTTTTAAGGTCTATGATGTATGAGATGGAATGTAAATTCATTGTTTTTTAG
- the LOC131634974 gene encoding uncharacterized protein LOC131634974 isoform X1: protein MLVAYLACDVGSMVALEFFYWAIGYPKFRYFIRLRCALKISCDLKSIATWEVDGIGLATGVLVSMYLLFAFPVTSVLCILNWFDIPLLSLVSKLYEICAANHWKPPVFECCKEEGPCHCRMTLKLATPT, encoded by the exons ATGTTGGTTGCTTATCTTGCATGTGATGTCGGTTCAATGGTGGCGCTTGAGTTCTTTTATTGGGCAATTGGGTATCCGAAGTTTCGATATTTTATTAGAT TGAGGTGTGCTTTGAAGATTTCCTGTG ATTTGAAGTCAATAGCAACATGGGAAGTTGATGGAATTGGCTTAGCAACAGGAGTTCTTGTCTCCATGTatcttctttttgcctttccggtAACATCTGTTTTGTGTATTCTCAACTGGTTTGATATTCCCCTCTTGTCTCTTGTCTCAAAGTTGTATGAGATCTGTGCTGCAAATCATTGGAAGCCTCCTGTGTTTGAATGTTGTAAAGAGGAAGGACCATGTCATTGCAGAAT GACTTTGAAGCTCGCCACACCTACAT GA
- the LOC131634978 gene encoding uncharacterized protein LOC131634978 isoform X2 — MHFLNFVFKQQFLKCKFTMVLLCVCVFPVRCALKISCDLKSIATWEVDGIGLATGVLVSMYLLFAFPVTSVLCILNWFDIPLLSLVSKLYEICAANHWKPPVFECCKEEGPCHCRMTLKLATPT; from the exons ATGCACTTTCTAAATTTTGTCTTCAAACAACaatttttaaaatgtaaatttACAATGGTTCTCTTGTGCGTGTGTGTTTTTCCAGTGAGGTGTGCTTTGAAGATTTCCTGTG ATTTGAAGTCAATAGCAACATGGGAAGTTGATGGAATTGGCTTAGCAACAGGAGTTCTTGTCTCCATGTatcttctttttgcctttccggtAACATCTGTTTTGTGTATTCTCAACTGGTTTGATATTCCCCTCTTGTCTCTTGTCTCAAAGTTGTATGAGATCTGTGCTGCAAATCATTGGAAGCCTCCTGTGTTTGAATGTTGTAAAGAGGAAGGACCATGTCATTGCAGAAT GACTTTGAAGCTCGCCACACCTACAT GA
- the LOC131634974 gene encoding uncharacterized protein LOC131634974 isoform X2, with protein sequence MLVAYLACDVGSMVALEFFYWAIGYPKFRYFIRLRCALKISCDLKSIATWEVDGIGLATGVLVSMYLLFAFPVTSVLCILNWFDIPLLSLVSKLYEICAANHWKPPVFECCKEEGPCHCRMILAN encoded by the exons ATGTTGGTTGCTTATCTTGCATGTGATGTCGGTTCAATGGTGGCGCTTGAGTTCTTTTATTGGGCAATTGGGTATCCGAAGTTTCGATATTTTATTAGAT TGAGGTGTGCTTTGAAGATTTCCTGTG ATTTGAAGTCAATAGCAACATGGGAAGTTGATGGAATTGGCTTAGCAACAGGAGTTCTTGTCTCCATGTatcttctttttgcctttccggtAACATCTGTTTTGTGTATTCTCAACTGGTTTGATATTCCCCTCTTGTCTCTTGTCTCAAAGTTGTATGAGATCTGTGCTGCAAATCATTGGAAGCCTCCTGTGTTTGAATGTTGTAAAGAGGAAGGACCATGTCATTGCAGAAT GATACTTGCTAACTAA